From the genome of Flavobacterium luteolum, one region includes:
- a CDS encoding DHCW motif cupin fold protein, which produces MSTIPFQTIDWSEIEKTEHTGETGTAYWQTIQLGGLRVRKVVYSKNYLADHWCQKGHIVHCLKGNFINELDNGEKMILTKGMTYIVSDDMSSHRSVTTKGVELLIIDGDFLV; this is translated from the coding sequence ATGTCTACAATACCTTTTCAGACGATTGATTGGAGTGAAATCGAAAAAACAGAACACACAGGAGAAACCGGAACTGCTTATTGGCAGACCATACAATTAGGAGGTTTACGTGTTCGAAAAGTTGTTTACAGTAAAAATTATCTTGCTGATCACTGGTGCCAAAAAGGACACATCGTGCATTGTTTGAAAGGGAATTTCATCAATGAATTAGATAACGGTGAAAAAATGATATTAACAAAGGGGATGACCTATATCGTTTCTGACGATATGAGTTCTCATCGCTCCGTTACAACTAAAGGTGTCGAATTGCTAATAATAGACGGGGACTTTCTAGTTTAG
- a CDS encoding carboxypeptidase-like regulatory domain-containing protein, with amino-acid sequence MKYFAVFFFTLLAHIGFAQDTEQPTVPQRVSGYVINDDSKQPLAGVNIINTNKVRGAKSDEKGYFEIDVQVNDTLHFSILGFQSLRIRVTNDWIKNKVTRIQLTEKAIALEEVVIAPFSLTGYLEIDSKLIPTKENYRYSISGLTQGYEAGEYAPNAFGKVLGSIFNPADMLYNFFGKNGKELKKLKEMKKDDTVRTLLESKYDRETVAVLLGISKDEIPEIMHRCNYSDSFIQSANDLQIMDAISACYEQYKVLKRN; translated from the coding sequence ATGAAATATTTCGCAGTTTTCTTTTTTACACTTCTCGCTCACATTGGTTTTGCACAAGACACAGAGCAGCCAACAGTTCCTCAAAGAGTTTCAGGTTATGTTATTAACGACGACAGCAAACAACCGCTTGCTGGCGTAAATATCATTAACACCAATAAAGTACGTGGTGCAAAATCTGACGAAAAAGGGTATTTTGAAATTGATGTGCAAGTCAATGACACGCTTCATTTTTCTATTCTAGGATTTCAATCGCTAAGAATCAGGGTCACAAATGACTGGATAAAAAATAAAGTAACTAGAATTCAGCTTACTGAAAAAGCAATTGCTTTGGAAGAAGTTGTTATTGCACCTTTCTCTTTGACTGGATATCTTGAAATTGACTCTAAATTAATTCCAACAAAAGAAAACTACCGTTATAGCATTTCAGGTTTAACACAAGGTTACGAAGCTGGAGAATATGCTCCAAATGCTTTTGGAAAAGTCCTCGGTTCGATCTTTAACCCTGCCGACATGCTTTATAATTTCTTTGGTAAGAACGGAAAAGAACTCAAGAAGCTAAAGGAAATGAAAAAAGACGATACCGTACGAACGCTTTTAGAATCTAAATACGATCGTGAAACGGTTGCAGTATTATTAGGCATCAGCAAGGATGAAATCCCTGAAATTATGCACCGTTGCAATTATTCTGATTCTTTCATTCAATCTGCAAACGATCTTCAGATTATGGATGCAATCAGCGCTTGTTACGAACAGTATAAAGTTTTGAAACGAAATTAA
- a CDS encoding DEAD/DEAH box helicase, translating into MNKFEQLGLNESLLKAILDLGFENPSEVQEKAIPLLLEKDTDMVALAQTGTGKTAAFGFPLIQKIDADNRNTQALVLSPTRELCLQITNELKNYSKYEKGINVVAVYGGASITEQAREIKRGAQIIVATPGRMQDMINRGLVNIKNIDYCILDEADEMLNMGFYDDIVSILSDTPDEKSTWLFSATMPQEVARIAKQFMSDPLEITVGTKNSGSSTVSHEFYLVNARDRYEALKRLADANPDIFSVVFCRTKRDTQAIAEKLIEDGYSAAALHGDLSQAQRDGVMKSFRGRQIQMLVATDVAARGIDVDNVTHVVNYQLPDEIETYNHRSGRTGRAGKLGTSIVIVTKSELRKISSIERIIKQKFEEKTIPSGIEICEIQLLHLANKIKDTEVDHEIDNYLPAINNVLEDLSKEELIKKMVSVEFNRFITYYKKNRDISVGGERRERGDSEPREFSNNGAVRYFVNIGSRDNFDWMSLKDYLKETLDLGRDDIFKVDVKEGFSFFNTDPQHTDKVMDVLNNVQLEGRRINVEISKNDGGGRRDHNNRGGGRNSGGPRREGNFAPRRDGGFRSDRNSSRDGGSREGGSRDGGFRGDRNSAPRREGGFRSSAPRSEGGSDRAPRRSENFGDSSRPRRSRRD; encoded by the coding sequence ATGAATAAATTTGAACAATTAGGATTGAATGAATCGTTACTGAAGGCGATTTTAGATCTAGGATTTGAAAATCCGTCAGAGGTACAGGAAAAGGCGATTCCCCTATTATTGGAAAAAGACACGGATATGGTTGCGTTGGCTCAAACAGGGACAGGGAAAACGGCAGCTTTCGGTTTTCCGCTAATTCAAAAAATTGATGCCGACAACAGAAATACACAAGCATTAGTTTTATCGCCAACACGCGAGTTATGTTTACAGATTACTAACGAACTTAAAAACTACTCAAAATACGAAAAAGGTATTAATGTGGTAGCAGTTTACGGAGGAGCTAGTATAACAGAGCAAGCAAGAGAAATAAAGAGAGGGGCACAAATTATTGTGGCAACTCCAGGAAGAATGCAAGACATGATTAACAGAGGTCTAGTAAACATTAAAAATATAGATTACTGTATTTTGGATGAGGCTGACGAAATGTTAAACATGGGATTCTATGATGATATCGTATCTATTTTATCAGATACTCCAGATGAAAAAAGCACATGGTTGTTCTCTGCAACTATGCCACAAGAGGTTGCTAGAATTGCAAAACAATTTATGAGCGATCCTCTAGAAATTACTGTAGGAACTAAAAATTCAGGTTCATCTACAGTTTCTCACGAATTTTATTTAGTTAATGCTCGTGATCGTTACGAAGCTTTAAAACGTTTAGCTGATGCTAATCCAGATATTTTTTCTGTAGTTTTCTGTCGTACAAAAAGAGACACGCAAGCTATTGCAGAGAAATTAATTGAAGATGGATATAGTGCCGCTGCGTTACACGGAGATTTATCTCAAGCGCAACGTGATGGTGTAATGAAATCGTTCCGTGGAAGACAAATTCAGATGCTTGTTGCTACTGACGTTGCTGCACGTGGTATTGACGTTGACAACGTAACTCACGTTGTGAACTACCAATTGCCTGACGAAATCGAAACTTACAACCACCGTTCTGGCCGTACTGGTAGAGCTGGAAAATTAGGAACTTCTATTGTAATTGTTACAAAAAGCGAGTTACGTAAAATTTCTTCTATCGAGAGAATCATTAAACAAAAATTCGAAGAAAAAACTATTCCATCTGGAATCGAAATCTGCGAAATTCAGTTATTACACTTAGCAAACAAAATTAAAGATACTGAGGTTGATCACGAAATTGACAACTATTTACCAGCAATCAACAATGTTCTTGAAGATTTATCTAAAGAAGAATTGATTAAGAAAATGGTTTCAGTAGAATTTAACCGTTTCATCACTTATTACAAGAAAAATAGAGATATTTCTGTAGGTGGAGAAAGACGCGAAAGAGGTGATTCTGAACCAAGAGAATTCAGCAACAACGGAGCTGTTCGTTATTTTGTAAACATCGGTTCTAGAGACAACTTCGATTGGATGTCATTAAAAGATTACTTAAAAGAAACATTAGATTTAGGTCGTGATGATATCTTTAAAGTAGATGTTAAAGAAGGATTCTCTTTCTTCAACACAGATCCACAGCATACAGACAAAGTAATGGACGTTTTAAACAACGTACAATTAGAGGGTCGTCGTATCAATGTTGAGATTTCTAAAAATGATGGTGGCGGAAGACGTGATCACAACAACCGTGGTGGCGGACGTAATTCTGGTGGACCAAGAAGAGAAGGAAACTTTGCTCCTAGACGTGACGGCGGATTCAGAAGCGATAGAAATTCTTCAAGAGACGGTGGATCACGCGAAGGCGGATCTCGTGACGGAGGTTTTAGAGGTGATAGAAACTCAGCTCCTAGAAGAGAAGGTGGTTTCAGAAGCTCTGCTCCAAGAAGCGAAGGAGGTTCAGATAGAGCTCCAAGACGTTCAGAAAACTTCGGCGATAGCTCAAGACCAAGAAGATCTAGAAGAGATTAA
- a CDS encoding non-canonical purine NTP diphosphatase, with product MKLVFASNNKNKIAEIQSMLPESIKILSLEDINCLEDIPETADTIEGNAILKADYVTQRYGYDCFADDTGLEVNALNGEPGVYSARYAGEQKNADDNMNKLLDALKNEENRSAQFKTVITLNLNGKQYLFTGIAKGEITLTKTGTNGFGYDPIFKPENFNETFAELPLETKNIIGHRGKAVKQLIDFLSTTK from the coding sequence ATGAAACTCGTTTTCGCTTCAAATAACAAAAATAAAATCGCCGAAATTCAAAGTATGCTTCCTGAAAGCATCAAAATATTGAGTTTAGAAGATATTAATTGTTTAGAAGATATTCCAGAAACAGCTGACACTATAGAAGGAAATGCTATTCTAAAAGCAGATTATGTAACTCAAAGATATGGTTACGATTGTTTTGCAGATGATACAGGCCTAGAAGTAAATGCGTTAAATGGAGAACCTGGAGTTTATTCTGCGCGATATGCAGGCGAACAAAAAAATGCAGACGACAACATGAACAAGCTTTTAGACGCATTAAAAAATGAAGAAAATCGCAGCGCCCAGTTCAAGACCGTTATCACTTTAAACTTGAATGGAAAGCAATATTTGTTTACCGGAATTGCAAAAGGAGAAATTACGCTAACCAAAACAGGAACAAATGGTTTTGGTTATGATCCTATTTTTAAACCAGAAAATTTTAACGAGACCTTTGCAGAACTGCCTTTGGAAACTAAAAACATTATAGGTCACCGCGGAAAAGCAGTTAAGCAACTCATTGATTTTCTGAGCACCACAAAATAA
- a CDS encoding ABC transporter ATP-binding protein, producing MQLSVLYKKILPFVKPYRKMVIATLLLTFLGSFAAQVNAVILKYTVDTINNLMVAHEPLSKGFHLLGIISIVLLTKELVNSVVQFGQKFYGEKLRIFITRDISQTIVEKILSYRMEFYTSDENESGKLQTRIDAGISSLTRLVQNFFIDILPLFANAFVALVIMFYANVYVGLVSLCIIPIYFYISQLQATKLSGFRRRMRNYRETKNNGIISLIESITVIKSFVRESTEADRHEKIQFEMTENQLQTRKTSFIFESIKSFVEQIGVVIIIILTAYFVLNNQMTIGAIMFHIMLFNNVSSPIRQLHRIYDEVNDALIYSEGFFDILEAEKEVETSGDFIPEKVVGLIEVKNVDFVYPNGTQALYDINFTVKPNETTALVGLSGAGKSTIINLLDKFYLPSSGQIFLDGVDLVEYNTDFLRKNIGLVLQKNHIFKGTIAENILYGKPEASKEEVIEAAKQAYIHEQVIQLPKGYDSDAHLLSGGQQQRIAIARLFLKNPPIIFLDEPTASLDAIATEQIKKSLDAIKKDRTVIIVSHSISQIIDASNIIVLEKGRCVEKGTHDELYDNKGTYHQIFMAMANSLNIEKITQTFD from the coding sequence ATGCAATTATCAGTACTTTATAAAAAAATCTTGCCTTTTGTAAAGCCGTATCGAAAAATGGTAATTGCAACTTTACTGTTAACTTTCTTGGGTTCATTTGCGGCGCAGGTAAATGCTGTAATTTTAAAATATACTGTAGATACCATAAACAATTTGATGGTTGCCCACGAACCTTTATCCAAGGGATTTCATTTACTCGGAATTATTAGTATCGTCTTGTTAACTAAAGAATTGGTTAATTCTGTGGTTCAATTTGGGCAGAAATTCTACGGAGAAAAACTCCGAATTTTCATTACGCGTGATATTTCGCAAACTATAGTAGAAAAAATTCTAAGTTACCGAATGGAGTTTTATACTTCTGATGAAAATGAAAGCGGAAAATTGCAAACCAGAATTGACGCTGGAATTAGTAGTTTGACCAGATTGGTTCAAAATTTCTTTATTGATATTCTGCCTTTGTTTGCCAACGCTTTTGTGGCTTTGGTTATTATGTTTTATGCCAATGTTTATGTGGGTTTGGTAAGTTTATGTATTATTCCAATTTATTTTTATATCAGTCAATTGCAAGCGACAAAATTGAGTGGATTCAGACGCCGAATGCGCAATTATCGTGAAACTAAGAACAACGGAATTATCAGTTTAATTGAATCCATAACGGTAATTAAATCCTTTGTACGTGAATCTACAGAAGCCGATCGTCATGAAAAGATTCAGTTTGAAATGACCGAAAATCAGCTGCAGACAAGAAAGACTAGCTTTATTTTTGAAAGCATTAAAAGCTTTGTCGAACAGATTGGAGTGGTAATTATCATTATTCTGACTGCTTATTTTGTTTTGAATAATCAAATGACAATTGGAGCGATTATGTTTCATATTATGCTCTTCAATAATGTTTCGTCGCCAATTAGACAATTACACCGAATTTATGACGAGGTAAATGACGCTTTGATTTATTCTGAAGGATTCTTTGATATTTTAGAAGCAGAAAAAGAAGTGGAAACGAGCGGTGATTTTATCCCGGAAAAAGTTGTTGGATTGATCGAAGTAAAAAATGTAGATTTTGTATATCCAAACGGAACTCAGGCGCTTTACGATATTAATTTCACTGTAAAACCAAATGAAACAACAGCTTTGGTTGGATTAAGCGGAGCTGGAAAAAGTACGATTATTAATCTATTGGATAAATTCTACTTGCCTTCGTCTGGTCAGATATTTTTGGATGGAGTTGATTTAGTGGAATACAATACAGATTTTTTGCGTAAAAATATTGGTTTGGTACTTCAGAAAAACCACATTTTTAAAGGCACAATTGCAGAGAATATTTTGTACGGAAAACCTGAAGCTTCCAAAGAAGAAGTTATAGAAGCGGCAAAACAAGCCTATATTCACGAACAGGTAATTCAGCTGCCAAAAGGATATGATTCTGATGCACATTTGCTTTCAGGCGGCCAGCAGCAACGTATTGCAATTGCTAGATTGTTTTTAAAAAATCCGCCAATCATTTTCCTCGATGAACCCACAGCAAGTTTAGATGCTATTGCAACAGAGCAAATTAAAAAATCTTTGGACGCCATCAAAAAAGATAGAACCGTGATTATTGTATCGCACAGTATTTCGCAGATTATTGATGCTTCTAATATTATCGTTTTAGAAAAGGGAAGATGTGTAGAAAAAGGAACGCATGATGAATTATATGATAATAAAGGAACGTATCATCAGATATTTATGGCAATGGCAAACAGTTTAAATATCGAAAAAATTACGCAGACTTTTGATTGA
- a CDS encoding DUF2809 domain-containing protein, with translation MKKTRIYYFLAFISIIFLGILSRKISFIPLWIGDFLYAVMIYFLVRIFLPFKNAFGIALLSLLICYGIEFLQLYQGEWMIELRKTLFGRYVLGQGFLWEDILAYTFGILVVFITEKFTLHYLNQKSA, from the coding sequence TTGAAAAAAACCAGAATCTACTATTTCTTAGCTTTTATAAGCATCATTTTCCTCGGAATCCTTTCAAGAAAAATATCGTTTATTCCATTATGGATAGGTGATTTTCTATATGCTGTGATGATTTATTTTTTGGTTCGAATATTTCTTCCGTTTAAAAATGCTTTCGGAATTGCATTGCTTTCTTTATTGATTTGTTACGGAATTGAATTTCTACAATTGTATCAAGGTGAATGGATGATAGAACTCAGAAAAACACTTTTTGGAAGATACGTTTTAGGACAGGGATTTCTTTGGGAAGATATTCTGGCTTATACTTTTGGAATTCTTGTGGTTTTTATAACTGAGAAATTTACCTTGCATTATCTCAATCAAAAGTCTGCGTAA
- a CDS encoding glycoside hydrolase family 88 protein, with the protein MNAKKIALLAVFFILGNQGYCQKDKTFNIKKQLDYCAEQASKTLKVIPSDGTSPRTVPNGSKEWKFVGYKDWTSGFWPGELWFLYEATKDKKWEKEADKFSRFLTPLSVSKAADHDLGFQIFNSFGNGYRLTKNPEYKQIILKTADTLATLFNPKVGTIQSWPHNKMGGHNTIIDNMMNLELLFWASKNGGSKSLYDIAVKHAETTLANHFRSDNTSYHVIIYDYETGKKIKGRTAQGYSDDSMWARGQAWAIYGFTMTYRETKDVKFLDFAHKLARVYLDKLTTEDLVPYWDFNAPNIPNEPRDASAAAIVSSALLELSSYTKDKNLKDEYLTKAKKMIVSLSDNYQSHDVNSAFLLHSTGHKPANSEIDCSINYADYYYLDALLRLQKLK; encoded by the coding sequence ATGAATGCAAAAAAAATTGCCTTGCTTGCCGTTTTCTTTATTTTAGGAAATCAGGGTTATTGTCAAAAAGACAAAACGTTTAATATTAAAAAACAGTTAGATTATTGCGCAGAACAAGCTTCTAAAACTTTAAAAGTAATTCCAAGCGACGGTACTTCTCCGAGAACAGTGCCAAACGGAAGTAAAGAATGGAAATTTGTCGGTTATAAAGACTGGACAAGCGGATTTTGGCCTGGAGAATTGTGGTTTTTATATGAAGCTACAAAAGATAAAAAATGGGAGAAAGAAGCTGATAAATTCAGTCGCTTTTTAACGCCTCTATCAGTAAGCAAAGCTGCGGATCACGATTTAGGTTTTCAGATTTTTAATAGTTTTGGAAATGGATATAGATTGACTAAGAATCCAGAGTACAAACAAATTATTTTAAAAACAGCCGATACGTTGGCAACACTTTTTAATCCGAAAGTGGGAACAATCCAATCTTGGCCTCATAATAAAATGGGCGGACACAATACTATTATAGATAATATGATGAATTTGGAGCTTTTGTTTTGGGCTTCAAAAAATGGCGGAAGTAAAAGTTTATACGATATAGCGGTTAAACATGCCGAAACCACATTGGCCAATCATTTTAGGTCAGATAATACTTCGTATCATGTTATAATTTACGATTACGAAACTGGAAAAAAGATAAAAGGAAGAACAGCGCAAGGATACAGTGATGATAGTATGTGGGCGCGTGGTCAGGCTTGGGCGATTTACGGTTTTACAATGACTTACAGAGAAACAAAAGACGTTAAGTTTTTAGATTTTGCCCATAAATTAGCACGTGTTTATTTGGATAAATTAACTACCGAAGATTTGGTTCCGTATTGGGATTTTAATGCGCCAAATATTCCTAACGAACCTCGAGATGCTTCGGCGGCAGCGATTGTTTCGTCTGCACTTTTAGAATTAAGTTCGTATACAAAAGATAAGAATTTAAAAGATGAATATTTGACAAAAGCTAAAAAGATGATCGTTTCGCTTTCAGATAATTATCAGAGTCATGATGTCAATTCGGCATTTTTATTACATTCAACAGGGCATAAACCAGCAAACAGTGAGATAGATTGTTCTATAAATTACGCAGATTATTACTATCTTGATGCATTATTAAGACTTCAAAAACTAAAATAG